A single Coriobacteriia bacterium DNA region contains:
- the truA gene encoding tRNA pseudouridine(38-40) synthase TruA — translation MSVALRVAYDGASFAGFARQRGLETVQGRLEDALRTAMRRDVPTVGAGRTDAGVHALGQVVSFAAGAGEIDPPELLRSLNALAGPRIVVTDVRLTPPGFDARHWATSREYRYRLVPGSVPPLFLARFAWWVRALDVRAMREAAGPLVGEHDFTSFCRADGVEGRRVVRTLGALDVEPDSEMGEHCLVVRARARSFMRSMVRILVGTLVEVGTGRRAPEWAAEALAARDRAAAGPTAPPHGLTLWSVEYPEGVWL, via the coding sequence GTGTCGGTGGCGCTGCGCGTAGCCTACGACGGCGCCTCCTTCGCGGGGTTCGCCCGCCAGCGCGGGCTCGAGACGGTCCAGGGGCGCCTGGAGGACGCGCTGCGCACCGCGATGCGTCGCGACGTGCCGACCGTGGGCGCCGGCCGCACCGACGCCGGTGTGCACGCGCTCGGCCAGGTCGTGAGCTTCGCCGCGGGAGCCGGGGAGATCGACCCGCCCGAGCTGCTGCGCTCCCTGAACGCCCTCGCCGGGCCGCGCATCGTCGTGACGGACGTGCGGCTCACTCCGCCGGGCTTCGACGCCCGGCACTGGGCGACCTCGCGGGAGTACCGGTACCGTCTGGTGCCCGGCTCGGTGCCGCCACTGTTCCTCGCCCGGTTCGCATGGTGGGTCCGGGCCCTGGACGTGCGCGCGATGCGCGAGGCGGCGGGACCGCTCGTGGGCGAGCACGACTTCACGTCGTTCTGCAGGGCGGACGGCGTCGAGGGGCGGCGCGTCGTCCGCACCCTGGGCGCCCTGGACGTCGAGCCGGACTCCGAGATGGGGGAGCACTGCCTGGTGGTGCGCGCCCGCGCTCGGTCGTTCATGCGCTCGATGGTGCGTATCCTCGTCGGCACGCTCGTCGAGGTCGGTACGGGCAGGCGGGCCCCCGAGTGGGCCGCTGAGGCACTGGCCGCGCGCGACCGCGCAGCCGCCGGGCCGACCGCGCCCCCGCACGGCCTGACCCTATGGAGCGTCGAGTACCCGGAGGGCGTGTGGCTGTAG